From one Bos indicus isolate NIAB-ARS_2022 breed Sahiwal x Tharparkar chromosome 16, NIAB-ARS_B.indTharparkar_mat_pri_1.0, whole genome shotgun sequence genomic stretch:
- the LOC139176273 gene encoding maestro heat-like repeat-containing protein family member 6 isoform X2 has product MVRTLANWFQREEPAVVKLLLRAVGILSRHESTGKQLRALQPYVLSCCYSVDGSIVAETFQVLRDLVDQLPWQHSAAFLIQLAFTLAPFLEEESEHLRLTAFEIYGALLAKVSRRVFVFPLRHQVLNLLILLVLHLEDANGRIAQIARPTLCHLATLLGWSKLRATFAEKDIWTILSALLQQEVGRALWFLKQSVQLFRSPQVPIRRAAVWFAGTAGLPSARGAVSPCWGPSHSPGSQDSGQTAWGSDRAGRSAVRTCPLPHPAGSPCLSWAALSR; this is encoded by the exons ATGGTCAGGACCCTGGCCAACTGGTTCCAGCGAGAGGAGCCGGCCGTCGTGAAGCTGCTGCTGCGGGCAGTGGGGATCCTCTCGAGGCACGAGAGCACG GGGAAGCAGCTCCGTGCCCTGCAGCCCTACGTGCTCAGCTGCTGCTACTCTGTGGACGGCAGCATCGTGGCGGAGACCTTCCAGGTGCTCAGGGACCTGGTGGACCAGCTGCCCTGGCAGCACTCGGCCGCCTTCCTCATCCAGCTTGCGTTCACCCTCGCacccttcctggaggag GAGTCCGAGCATCTGCGCCTGACAGCCTTTGAGATCTACGGGGCTCTCCTGGCCAAGGTTAGCAGGAGGGTCTTTGTCTTCCCCTTGAGGCACCAGGTCCTCAACCTGCTCATCCTGCTCGTACTCCACCTGGAGGATGCGAACGGCAGAATAGCTCAG ATCGCCCGGCCCACACTCTGCCACCTGGCCACCTTGCTGGGCTGGTCAAAGCTCAGGGCGACTTTCGCTGAGAAAGACATATGGACCATCCTCAGTGCCCTG CTGCAGCAGGAGGTGGGCCGAGCCCTCTGGTTCCTGAAGCAGAGCGTACAGCTCTTCAGGAGCCCGCAGGTCCCCATCCGTCGGGCTGCCGTGTGGTTCGCAGGTACGGCGGGCCTCCCCTCTGCCCGGGGCGCCGTGTCCCCGTGCTGGGGACCTTCACACAGCCCAGGGAGCCAGGACAGCGGGCAGACAGCCTGGGGTAGTGACCGAGCAGGGCGGAGCGCTGTCCGCACctgccccctaccccaccccgcTGGGAGCCCCTGCCTGAGTTGGGCGGCCTTATCCCGCTAA
- the LOC139176273 gene encoding maestro heat-like repeat-containing protein family member 6 isoform X1 produces MCNTPRGGFPSAGTSPPARPLLAPLPPPPVCQHLSFPEPLFTSTPSLPAQPLLAPGSRDVRGVPPPACVWWGWGQLPSGWDCPGAHPQGKQLRALQPYVLSCCYSVDGSIVAETFQVLRDLVDQLPWQHSAAFLIQLAFTLAPFLEEESEHLRLTAFEIYGALLAKVSRRVFVFPLRHQVLNLLILLVLHLEDANGRIAQIARPTLCHLATLLGWSKLRATFAEKDIWTILSALLQQEVGRALWFLKQSVQLFRSPQVPIRRAAVWFAGTAGLPSARGAVSPCWGPSHSPGSQDSGQTAWGSDRAGRSAVRTCPLPHPAGSPCLSWAALSR; encoded by the exons atgtGCAACACCCCCCGGGGAGGCTTCCCCTCTGCCGGCACATCCCCACCGGCACGCCCTTTGCTGGCACCCCTGCCACCACCCCCTGTTTGCCAGCACCTCTCTTTTCCTGAACCCCTCTTTACCAGCACCCCCTCTCTGCCGGCACAGCCCCTGCTGGCACCTGGGTCCAGGGACGTGAGGGGTGTGCCCCCCCCAgcctgtgtgtggtgggggtgggggcagctccCTAGCGGGTGGGACTGTCCCGGCGCCCATCCACAGGGGAAGCAGCTCCGTGCCCTGCAGCCCTACGTGCTCAGCTGCTGCTACTCTGTGGACGGCAGCATCGTGGCGGAGACCTTCCAGGTGCTCAGGGACCTGGTGGACCAGCTGCCCTGGCAGCACTCGGCCGCCTTCCTCATCCAGCTTGCGTTCACCCTCGCacccttcctggaggag GAGTCCGAGCATCTGCGCCTGACAGCCTTTGAGATCTACGGGGCTCTCCTGGCCAAGGTTAGCAGGAGGGTCTTTGTCTTCCCCTTGAGGCACCAGGTCCTCAACCTGCTCATCCTGCTCGTACTCCACCTGGAGGATGCGAACGGCAGAATAGCTCAG ATCGCCCGGCCCACACTCTGCCACCTGGCCACCTTGCTGGGCTGGTCAAAGCTCAGGGCGACTTTCGCTGAGAAAGACATATGGACCATCCTCAGTGCCCTG CTGCAGCAGGAGGTGGGCCGAGCCCTCTGGTTCCTGAAGCAGAGCGTACAGCTCTTCAGGAGCCCGCAGGTCCCCATCCGTCGGGCTGCCGTGTGGTTCGCAGGTACGGCGGGCCTCCCCTCTGCCCGGGGCGCCGTGTCCCCGTGCTGGGGACCTTCACACAGCCCAGGGAGCCAGGACAGCGGGCAGACAGCCTGGGGTAGTGACCGAGCAGGGCGGAGCGCTGTCCGCACctgccccctaccccaccccgcTGGGAGCCCCTGCCTGAGTTGGGCGGCCTTATCCCGCTAA